The following proteins are co-located in the Cyprinus carpio isolate SPL01 chromosome B19, ASM1834038v1, whole genome shotgun sequence genome:
- the LOC109045882 gene encoding RNA-binding protein 48-like — MAELVQLFALYGVIEEYRALDEYPAEQFTEVYLFQFQKLTSARVAKWNTDEKSFFGGQLHVCYAPEYETVEETRQKLQDRRRYVNRASQNTAKQQDRQLEESTESSSTDTRTAAAPEIQKGFEKARMENVNSDDMGFSVLPLTPVEDVSYRLHGFEQPLQLQWTTDTTLPTEDKMGSLHNAIPPVTETSKQCASSASYKKERDLIERQKNLSPSVRFMPRTTHLESRKRKLEGQAFFLNEAAETETLIGPKLPELPKVDMEDHSLNVTTNLIRQTMSKVTSVPEIKPVQVKTPTAKPRRRI; from the exons ATGGCAGAGCTGGTGCAGCTCTTTGCTCTCTATGGAGTGATTGAGGAGTACAGGGCGCTGGATGAATACCCGGCAGAACAGTTCACTGAAGTCTACTTATTTCAGTTCCAGAAACTCACGAGTGCAAG GGTAGCTAAATGGAACACTGATGAAAAGAGCTTCTTTGGGGGTCAGTTGCACGTCTGCTATGCCCCTGAGTATGAAACTGTGGAAGAGACGAGGCAAAAGTTACAGGACAGGAGAAGATATGTTAACAGAGCAAGCCAAAATACAG caaAACAACAAGATCGGCAATTAGAAGAAAGCACAGAGTCATCAAGCACGGACACACGGACAGCTGCAGCACCTGAGATCCAGAAAGGCTTTGAAAAGGCCAGAATGGAGAATGTGAACTCTGATGACATGGGCTTTTCTGTGCTGCCATTAACACCAGTGGAGGATGTTTCTTATAGACTTCACGGTTTTGAACAGCCATTACAGTTGCAGTGGACCACTGATACAACATTACCTACAGAGGATAAGATGGGCTCTCTACATAATGCCATCCCTCCTGTCACAGAAACTTCAAAGCAGTGTGCATCCTCTGCATcttataaaaaagagagagatttgatTGAAAGGCAGAAGAACCTGTCACCATCTGTTAGATTTATGCCAAGGACAACACATTTAGAAAGTAGAAAAAGAAAGTTGGAGGGACAAGCGTTCTTCTTGAATGAAGCAGCTGAAACTGAGACTCTGATTGGTCCTAAATTACCAGAGCTGCCCAAGGTAGACATGGAGGATCACTCATTAAATGTAACCACCAATTTGATCCGTCAAACAATGAGCAAG gtTACATCTGTTCCAGAGATCAAACCTGTACAAGTGAAGACCCCTACAGCAAAGCCACGCAGAAGAATTTAA
- the efcab1 gene encoding EF-hand calcium-binding domain-containing protein 1 isoform X2, which yields MTDDMMMDSVFRAFDKDNDTYISVKEWVEGLSVFLRGALDEKIKFCFDVYNLHGDGYISREEMLQMLKDSLIRQPTEEDPDEGIKDIVEIALKKMDHDHDGKVSYSDFEKTVKDENLLLEAFGNCLPDAKSVLAFEQHAFQEPHGH from the exons ATGACCGACGATATGATGATGGACAGCG tatTTCGTGCCTTTGACAAGGACAATGACACCTACATAAGCGTCAAAGAATGGGTGGAAGGACTGTCTGTCTTTTTGCGAGGCGCACTGgatgagaaaataaaat TCTGTTTTGACGTATACAACCTGCATGGGGACGGATACATCTCACGGGAGGAGATGTTACAAATGCTGAAAGACAGCCTCATCAGACAACCCACTGAAGAGGATCCCGATGAGGGGATTAAGGACATTGTGGAGATTGCCTTGAAGAAAATG GATCATGACCATGATGGGAAAGTTTCTTATTCTGATTTTGAGAAGACAGTCAAAGACGAAAACCTTCTACTAGAAGCTTTTGGAAACTGCCTCCCGGATGCAAAG AGTGTACTGGCATTCGAGCAACATGCATTCCAGGAACCACACGGACATTGA
- the efcab1 gene encoding EF-hand calcium-binding domain-containing protein 1 isoform X1 encodes MQKMSAMNRKLIQNLAETLCKQVKHFDKRETECLIRLFSGLLGEQAERRAAHGLDRVRFRNILHNTFGMTDDMMMDSVFRAFDKDNDTYISVKEWVEGLSVFLRGALDEKIKFCFDVYNLHGDGYISREEMLQMLKDSLIRQPTEEDPDEGIKDIVEIALKKMDHDHDGKVSYSDFEKTVKDENLLLEAFGNCLPDAKSVLAFEQHAFQEPHGH; translated from the exons ATGCAGAAAATGTCGGCGATGAACAGAAAATTAATTCAAAACCTCGCCGAAACGTTATGCAAGCAAGTCAAACATT TTGATAAAAGAGAGACGGAGTGTCTAATAAGGCTGTTCAGCGGTCTGCTGGGAGAGCAGGCGGAGAGAAGAGCGGCTCATGGACTGGACCGGGTCAGGTTTAGAAATATACTGCACAACACCTTCGGCATGACCGACGATATGATGATGGACAGCG tatTTCGTGCCTTTGACAAGGACAATGACACCTACATAAGCGTCAAAGAATGGGTGGAAGGACTGTCTGTCTTTTTGCGAGGCGCACTGgatgagaaaataaaat TCTGTTTTGACGTATACAACCTGCATGGGGACGGATACATCTCACGGGAGGAGATGTTACAAATGCTGAAAGACAGCCTCATCAGACAACCCACTGAAGAGGATCCCGATGAGGGGATTAAGGACATTGTGGAGATTGCCTTGAAGAAAATG GATCATGACCATGATGGGAAAGTTTCTTATTCTGATTTTGAGAAGACAGTCAAAGACGAAAACCTTCTACTAGAAGCTTTTGGAAACTGCCTCCCGGATGCAAAG AGTGTACTGGCATTCGAGCAACATGCATTCCAGGAACCACACGGACATTGA
- the LOC109051021 gene encoding progranulin-like isoform X2 — protein sequence MVPVLMLLMVALVAAESDTDSVSVVHCDASTYCPDGTTCCLNPYGSWGCCPYPMGQCCRDGLHCCPHGYLCDSTSTYCQGGWLRMPSSPRLALKAIQKTQALQQKSQTEQVHCDGDVYCPTEQFCCKTSAGQWGCCSGLVL from the exons ATGGTTCCAGTGTTGATGTTACTCATGGTGGCTCTTGTAGCTGCAGAATCTGATACTGATTCTGTTTCTGTGGTTCACTGTGATGCCTCTACTTACTGTCCTGATGGAACAACTTGTTGTCTGAATCCTTATGGGTCCTGGGGCTGCTGTCCATACCCAATG GGCCAGTGCTGCAGAGATGGATTACATTGCTGTCCTCATGGTTATCTGTGTGATTCGACATCGACCTATTGTCAGGGTGGGTGGCTGAGAATGCCATCTTCTCCCAGACTGGCCTTAAAAGCTATCCAAAAAACTCAG GCTCTCCAACAGAAGAGCCAGACTGAGCAGGTTCATTGTGATGGAGATGTCTACTGCCCAACTGAGCAGTTCTGCTGCAAGACATCAGCTGGCCAGTGGGGGTGCTGCAGCG GTTTGGTGTTGTAA
- the LOC109051021 gene encoding progranulin-like isoform X1 codes for MVPVLMLLMVALVAAESDTDSVSVVHCDASTYCPDGTTCCLNPYGSWGCCPYPMGQCCRDGLHCCPHGYLCDSTSTYCQGGWLRMPSSPRLALKAIQKTQSLSFDQALQQKSQTEQVHCDGDVYCPTEQFCCKTSAGQWGCCSGLVL; via the exons ATGGTTCCAGTGTTGATGTTACTCATGGTGGCTCTTGTAGCTGCAGAATCTGATACTGATTCTGTTTCTGTGGTTCACTGTGATGCCTCTACTTACTGTCCTGATGGAACAACTTGTTGTCTGAATCCTTATGGGTCCTGGGGCTGCTGTCCATACCCAATG GGCCAGTGCTGCAGAGATGGATTACATTGCTGTCCTCATGGTTATCTGTGTGATTCGACATCGACCTATTGTCAGGGTGGGTGGCTGAGAATGCCATCTTCTCCCAGACTGGCCTTAAAAGCTATCCAAAAAACTCAG TCTTTGTCCTTTGACCAGGCTCTCCAACAGAAGAGCCAGACTGAGCAGGTTCATTGTGATGGAGATGTCTACTGCCCAACTGAGCAGTTCTGCTGCAAGACATCAGCTGGCCAGTGGGGGTGCTGCAGCG GTTTGGTGTTGTAA